A stretch of Oncorhynchus mykiss isolate Arlee chromosome 12, USDA_OmykA_1.1, whole genome shotgun sequence DNA encodes these proteins:
- the sc5d gene encoding lathosterol oxidase isoform X2: MTLFALSSGLVKWTTASDSDMDLVLNVADHYVLTPYVYPSSWPEDGALRQIISLLVVTNLGAAVLYLGLGWLSYHFIFDHNLMKHPQFLKNQVRREIKYAMTSLPIISIPTVALFFLEVRGYSKLYDDVEESPMGWPFVLLSMISFLLFTDGCIYWIHRFLHHKSIYKHFHKPHHVWKIPTPFASHAFHPLDGFLQGLPYHIYPFLFPLHKVLYLALYIFVNIWTVSIHDGDYRVPGPLQEVVNGAAHHTDHHLFFDVNYGQYFTLWDRIGGSYRNPSVLEGKGPLDCIRRLTAEGKMSANGANANGHTNGHANVSGTKSKEE; this comes from the exons ATGACATTGTTCGCCTTATCAAGTGGCTTGGTAAAGTGGACAACTGCGTCAG ATTCAGACATGGATCTTGTGCTGAATGTCGCCGACCACTATGTCCTCACCCCCTACGTGTACCCGTCGTCGTGGCCTGAAGACGGGGCGCTGCGCCAGATCATCAGCCTGTTGGTAGTCACCAACCTGGGAGCCGCAGTCCTCTACCTGGGCCTGGGGTGGCTGAGCTACCACTTCATCTTTGACCACAACCTCATGAAACATCCACAGTTTCTAAAG AACCAGGTGCGGCGGGAGATCAAATACGCCATGACCTCGCTACCCATAATCAGTATACCCACTGTGGCGTTATTTTTCCTTGAGGTCAGAGGATACAGCAAGCTCTATGACGACGTCGAAGAGTCTCCCATGG GCTGGCCCTTTGTGCTTCTCAGCATGATTTCCTTCTTGTTATTCACGGACGGGTGCATTTATTGGATTCATCGGTTTCTTCACCACAAGAGTATTTACAAG CACTTCCACAAGCCACACCATGTGTGGAAGATCCCCACCCCGTTTGCCAGCCACGCCTTCCACCCGCTGGATGGCTTCCTGCAGGGTCTGCCCTACCACATCTaccccttcctcttccctctgcaCAAGGTGCTCTACCTGGCCCTCTACATCTTCGTCAATATCTGGACTGTGTCTATCCATGACGGCGACTACCGCGTGCCCGGACCACTGCAGGAAGTGGTCAACGGGGCGGCCCACCACACGGACCACCACCTCTTCTTCGACGTCAACTATGGCCAGTACTTCACCCTGTGGGACCGCATTGGCGGGTCTTACCGCAACCCCTCAGTACTCGAAGGGAAGGGCCCCCTCGACTGCATTCGTAGACTGACTGCCGAGGGGAAGATGAGCGCTAATGGGGCTAATGCCAATGGGCACACGAATGGGCATGCTAATGTAAGCGGTACAAAGAGTAAGGAGGAGTAG
- the sc5d gene encoding lathosterol oxidase isoform X1 yields the protein MTLFALSSGLVKWTTASDSDMDLVLNVADHYVLTPYVYPSSWPEDGALRQIISLLVVTNLGAAVLYLGLGWLSYHFIFDHNLMKHPQFLKIIVGPQNQVRREIKYAMTSLPIISIPTVALFFLEVRGYSKLYDDVEESPMGWPFVLLSMISFLLFTDGCIYWIHRFLHHKSIYKHFHKPHHVWKIPTPFASHAFHPLDGFLQGLPYHIYPFLFPLHKVLYLALYIFVNIWTVSIHDGDYRVPGPLQEVVNGAAHHTDHHLFFDVNYGQYFTLWDRIGGSYRNPSVLEGKGPLDCIRRLTAEGKMSANGANANGHTNGHANVSGTKSKEE from the exons ATGACATTGTTCGCCTTATCAAGTGGCTTGGTAAAGTGGACAACTGCGTCAG ATTCAGACATGGATCTTGTGCTGAATGTCGCCGACCACTATGTCCTCACCCCCTACGTGTACCCGTCGTCGTGGCCTGAAGACGGGGCGCTGCGCCAGATCATCAGCCTGTTGGTAGTCACCAACCTGGGAGCCGCAGTCCTCTACCTGGGCCTGGGGTGGCTGAGCTACCACTTCATCTTTGACCACAACCTCATGAAACATCCACAGTTTCTAAAG ATCATTGTTGGTCCTCAGAACCAGGTGCGGCGGGAGATCAAATACGCCATGACCTCGCTACCCATAATCAGTATACCCACTGTGGCGTTATTTTTCCTTGAGGTCAGAGGATACAGCAAGCTCTATGACGACGTCGAAGAGTCTCCCATGG GCTGGCCCTTTGTGCTTCTCAGCATGATTTCCTTCTTGTTATTCACGGACGGGTGCATTTATTGGATTCATCGGTTTCTTCACCACAAGAGTATTTACAAG CACTTCCACAAGCCACACCATGTGTGGAAGATCCCCACCCCGTTTGCCAGCCACGCCTTCCACCCGCTGGATGGCTTCCTGCAGGGTCTGCCCTACCACATCTaccccttcctcttccctctgcaCAAGGTGCTCTACCTGGCCCTCTACATCTTCGTCAATATCTGGACTGTGTCTATCCATGACGGCGACTACCGCGTGCCCGGACCACTGCAGGAAGTGGTCAACGGGGCGGCCCACCACACGGACCACCACCTCTTCTTCGACGTCAACTATGGCCAGTACTTCACCCTGTGGGACCGCATTGGCGGGTCTTACCGCAACCCCTCAGTACTCGAAGGGAAGGGCCCCCTCGACTGCATTCGTAGACTGACTGCCGAGGGGAAGATGAGCGCTAATGGGGCTAATGCCAATGGGCACACGAATGGGCATGCTAATGTAAGCGGTACAAAGAGTAAGGAGGAGTAG
- the sc5d gene encoding lathosterol oxidase isoform X3, producing MDLVLNVADHYVLTPYVYPSSWPEDGALRQIISLLVVTNLGAAVLYLGLGWLSYHFIFDHNLMKHPQFLKIIVGPQNQVRREIKYAMTSLPIISIPTVALFFLEVRGYSKLYDDVEESPMGWPFVLLSMISFLLFTDGCIYWIHRFLHHKSIYKHFHKPHHVWKIPTPFASHAFHPLDGFLQGLPYHIYPFLFPLHKVLYLALYIFVNIWTVSIHDGDYRVPGPLQEVVNGAAHHTDHHLFFDVNYGQYFTLWDRIGGSYRNPSVLEGKGPLDCIRRLTAEGKMSANGANANGHTNGHANVSGTKSKEE from the exons ATGGATCTTGTGCTGAATGTCGCCGACCACTATGTCCTCACCCCCTACGTGTACCCGTCGTCGTGGCCTGAAGACGGGGCGCTGCGCCAGATCATCAGCCTGTTGGTAGTCACCAACCTGGGAGCCGCAGTCCTCTACCTGGGCCTGGGGTGGCTGAGCTACCACTTCATCTTTGACCACAACCTCATGAAACATCCACAGTTTCTAAAG ATCATTGTTGGTCCTCAGAACCAGGTGCGGCGGGAGATCAAATACGCCATGACCTCGCTACCCATAATCAGTATACCCACTGTGGCGTTATTTTTCCTTGAGGTCAGAGGATACAGCAAGCTCTATGACGACGTCGAAGAGTCTCCCATGG GCTGGCCCTTTGTGCTTCTCAGCATGATTTCCTTCTTGTTATTCACGGACGGGTGCATTTATTGGATTCATCGGTTTCTTCACCACAAGAGTATTTACAAG CACTTCCACAAGCCACACCATGTGTGGAAGATCCCCACCCCGTTTGCCAGCCACGCCTTCCACCCGCTGGATGGCTTCCTGCAGGGTCTGCCCTACCACATCTaccccttcctcttccctctgcaCAAGGTGCTCTACCTGGCCCTCTACATCTTCGTCAATATCTGGACTGTGTCTATCCATGACGGCGACTACCGCGTGCCCGGACCACTGCAGGAAGTGGTCAACGGGGCGGCCCACCACACGGACCACCACCTCTTCTTCGACGTCAACTATGGCCAGTACTTCACCCTGTGGGACCGCATTGGCGGGTCTTACCGCAACCCCTCAGTACTCGAAGGGAAGGGCCCCCTCGACTGCATTCGTAGACTGACTGCCGAGGGGAAGATGAGCGCTAATGGGGCTAATGCCAATGGGCACACGAATGGGCATGCTAATGTAAGCGGTACAAAGAGTAAGGAGGAGTAG